Genomic segment of Capra hircus breed San Clemente chromosome 13, ASM170441v1, whole genome shotgun sequence:
gagagggtgggacgatttgggagaatgggaattctaacatgtatactgtcatgtaagaattgaatcgccagtccatgtctgacgtagggtgcagcttgcttggggcaggtgcatggggatgacccagagagatgttgtggggagggaggtgggaggggggttcatgtttgggaacgcatgtaagaaaaaaaaaataaataaataaacataaaataaacgtaaaaaaaaaaataaaaaaaaaattcaaaaaaaaaataaaataaaattaaaaaaaaaaagaaaactataaaacactggtgaaaaaaatcaaagaggacactaatagatggagaaatataccatgttcatggatcagaagaatcaatatagtgaaaatgagtatactactcaaagctatttatagattcaatgcaatccctatcaagctaccaacggtattcttcacagaactagaacaaataatttcacaatttgtatggaaatacaaaaaacctctaatagccaaagcaatcttgagaaagaagaatggaactggaagaatcaacctgcctgactttaggctatactacaaagccacagtcatcaagatagtatgctactgctgctgctgctaaattgcttcagttgtgtccgactctgtgcaaccccatagatggcagcccaccaggctccaccgtccctgggattctccaggcaagaacactggagtgggttgccatttccttctccaatgcatgaaagtgaaaagggaaagtgaagtcgctcagttgtgtctgactcttagcgaccccatggactgcagcctaccaggctcctccatccatgggattttccaggcaagagtactggagtggggtgccattgtatggtactggcacaaagacagaaatatagatcaagggaacaaaatagaaagcccagagataaatccatgcacctatggacaccttatctttgacaaaggaagcaagactatgcaatggagaaaagacaatctctttaacaagtggtgctgggaaaactggtcaatcacttgtaaaagaatgaaactagaatactttctaacaccatacacaaaaataaactcaaaatggattaaagatctaaatgtaagaccagaaactataaaactcctagaggagaacataggcaaaacactctccgacataaatcacagcaggatcctctatgacccacctcccagaatattggaaataaaagcaaaaataaacaaatggacctaattaaacttaaaagcttctgcacaacaaaggaaactataagcaaggtgaaaagacagccttcagaatgggagataataatagcaaatgaagcaactgacaaacaactaatctaaaaatatacaagcaactcatgcagctcaattccagaaaaataaactacccaatcaaaaaattggccaaagaactaaacaggcatttctccaaagaagacatacagatggctaacaaacacatgaaaagatgctcaacatcactcattatcagagaaatgcaaatcaaaaccacaatgaggtatcatttcacaccagtcagaatggctgcgatccaaaagtctacaagcaataaatgctggagagggtgtggagaaaagggaaccctcttacactgttggtaggaatgcaagctagtacagccactatggagaacagtgtgaactgccttatgacccagcaatcccactgctgggcatacacaccgaggaaaccagaattgaaagagacatggataccccaatgttcatcgcagcactgtttataatagccaggacatggaagcaacctgaatgtccatcagcagatgaatggataagaaagtgatggtacatatacacactggagtattactcagccattaaaaataatatatttgaatcagttctaatgaggtggatgaaactggagcctattatacagagtgaagtaagccagaaagtaaaacaccagtacagtatattaatgcatatatatggaatttagaaagatggtaacgataaccctgtatcagttcagttcagttcagttgctcagttgtgtccgactctttgcaaccccatgaatcgcagcacaccaggcctccctgtccatcaccaactcccagagttcactcagactcatgtccatcgagtcagtgatgccatccagccatctcatcctctgtcatccccctctcctcctgcccccaatccctcccagcatcagagtcttttccaatgagtcaactcttcgcatgaggtggccatagtactggagtttcagctttagcatcagtccttccaaagaaatcccagggctgatctccttcagaatggactggttggatctccttgcagtccaagggactctcaggagtcttctccaacaccacagttcaaaagcatcaattcttcggtgctcagccttcttcacagtccaactttcacatccatacatgaccactgaaaaaaccataaccttgactagatggacttttgttggcaaagaaatgtctctgcttttgaatatgttatctaggttggtcataacttttctgtatgcaagagagaaaaagagacacagatgtatagaacaggcttttggactctgtgggagagggagagggtgggatgatttgggagagtggcattgaatcatgtacaatatcatataagaaacgaatcgccagtccaggttcgatgcaggatacaggatgcttggggctggtgcactgggatgacccagagggatggtatggggagggaggtgggaggggggctcaggatggggaacacgtgtacacccgtggtggattcatgttgatgtatggcaaaagcaatacaatattgtaaagttaaaaaaaaactaacataagcagaggagattaagaaaaaagtggcaagaatacacagaaaaattgtacaaaaaaCGTTTTAATGACCTGTATAACCAGGGTGGTATGTTCACTCACCTAGCGCCAGACATCCCGGAGTGTGAAgtcgtgggccttagaaagtattactatgaacaaagttattgGAGGTGAAAGatttccagctgagttatttcaaatgctaagggatgatgttgttaaagtgttgcactcaatatggcagctaatttggaaaactcagcagtggacaaggtcagttttctttctaatcccaaagaagggcagtgccaaacaatattcaaactaccacataattgtgcTTGTCTCACAGGCTACCAAGGTAATGCTCAAGATCCTTCTAGTTAATCTTCAATAGCAGATATACAAGTTGGATttggaaaaggtagaggaaccagagatcaaattgccaacatcaatttgatcacagaaaatgcaaaagaattcctgaaaaacatctttttctgctttattgactaggctcATGCCTTTGacagtatggatcacaacaaatagtGGATACATCTTAAAGAgttggcaataccagaccaccttacctgcctcctgagaaacctgtatgcaggccaagaagcaacagttagaatttgaTATGGAATGACagagtggttcaaaattgggaaagaggcACATCAAGGTTATATGTTGTCACCATGCCAATCTatattacatgcagagtacatcctacaaaatgccaagctggatgaatcacaagctggaaacaagatttggggagaaatatcaatagccacATGTAtgcacttgcctggaaaatcccatggatggaggagcctggagtccctgaggtccatggggttgctaagagttggacacaactgagagacttcactttcacttttcacttttatgcattggagaaggaaatggcaacccactccagtgttcttgcctggagaatctgagggatgggggagcctggtgggctgccatctatggggtcgcacagagtcggacacaactgaagtgacttagcagcagcagcagcatgtatgcagatgatgccacccttatggcaaaaagggaagaggaactaaggagccttttGATAAGTTGAaataggagagtaaaaaagccaacatgaaactcaacattcaaaaaactaagatcatggcatctggtcccatcacttcacagcaaatagatggggaaacaatggaaacaatgacagattttattttcttgggctccaaaatcactgaggctGCTGACcttagccataaaattaaaagctccttggaagaaaaactatgacaaacctgggcagcatattaaaaagcagagatatcatttttcTGACACagttctgtacagtcaaagctctggtttttccggtagtcatgtacggatgtgagagttggaccataaagaaggctgagtgcggaagaattgatgctttcaaactgtggtgccagagaaggctcttgagaattccttggtcagcaaggggatcaaaccagtcaatcctaaaggaaatcaacactgaatattcattggaaggactaatgctgaagctgaagctccagtactttggtcatctgaccagaagaggcaactcattggaatAAACTGTGATGTGGGGAATGattaagaaaaagaggagaagacggtgatggaggatgaggtgattagatggtatcaccaactcgctggacatgagtttgagcaaactctgggagacagtgaagggcagaagtgtctggcgtgctgcagtccatgctgtggtagagctggacaccactgagggactgaacagcagGAGAACACTCCGTTCTTGGTCTTGTAGACTCTCCTGCCATCTCAGAGACAGCGCATAGTGTCTTCAAGTCTCTTATCTAATGCTCCTATCTTCCCACCTTCTCTTTGACTACAACCCTCCCAGGTCCCATGTATAAGGACTTTGTGATTACACCAGGGTGACCAGGTAATCCAGGAACATCCCCATCTTATGGTTTTAATCACCTTTGCTAAGTAGTTCTCTGACCAGTTTcagaacttgtgccccctgcagtggaagcacagaatcatcaccactggaccaccagggaagtcccaggttcaGAAAATTTTAGCCATATTTTCATCAGATACATTTTCtgccccttttccttctctttctggaaCCCCTATCATGTGAATGTTAGTATGTTCTATTCCCTAGTTAGAATAACATTCTTATTACTGTTCTGAATTCTGGTAAATTATTAATATCTATCTTATTAGCagatttttttcaggttttttttttcattgtttcatttgaaacagatttctctgtcttctcattttgtttaacaTCCTCTGTCTCTATGAAATTAGGTGAAAAAGTTACCTGTCCTGGTTTTTTTGGGCTGTCCTTGTGTGGCTGTATCCCTGTGCAGTCTGTGTGCCTAGAGGCTTTGGGGCAGAGCTGGAGCTGAGGTGGGCAGGGTCACCCCTTCCCAGGGCGTGCTGGCAACTGTCACCTCAGTGGGACGGGGAGGGGAAGACTAGAGCCAGAGCCCAGTGTGAGCAAAGGCTTCTCCTGTGCTCAGTGGCTGTCCCCACCCTACTGGGCCAGGCAGGTCCCAAGATGCTGGAGCAGAACTCTAAGGGTTGGGTCCAGACTGGTTCCACCTCTTGTAAGTGTGCACCCCGCTCCCCCACTCTGGCACCTTTGCCCCAGAAGGTGGCAAGCTGGACGGAGGCATGCTGGAGCAGCTCCTGAGGTGGGCGGCCGTGCCTGTGTTGCAGCCTTGGCACACCGTCAGAGCCCCAGACCCTGCTCCTCGGGCCCGTCTGGCCTCCCTGCCCCATCCAGATATGtgtgtgttcctgtgtgtgtgtgtgtgtgtgtgtgtgtgtgtgtttgtgtgtgttcataATTGGCTACCTGAAACAGCAGGCAAATACTCTTGGTAGATCTTGTTCCCTGTCCTGACTGGCTTTCACTATTTGCCTGGCATTCTCCTTGTCCTTCTTTCATCCCAACAGGAAAGCTAAGGGTGACTCAGTTCATTTCTGAGTCAGCGTCTTGCCTGGCCCATGGGTGGCTTTCTGAGTCCAGTGAACTTATGACTGTTTTTGAATGACTTATGGCTCCCAAATCCACACCCCAGTTCTACTCAGGGTTTTATCAATACATGGTCTAGTCTATGGCTCCACCCTTATTCCTTTGTCCTTggctctgtgtgtatgtatgtatatatatatatatatatatatatatatatatatatatatatatatatagttccccTCGAGCTGCAATAGCCATTCCAGCTGCTCTTCAGTTTAAGGTTAGAGTTAAGTGGAACAGGCACCAGTTCCCAGGCAGCCCTCAAGTTGGTTGGAACATTGCACAGTTGGTTTTCTTTGATCACTCTGGATTGAGGGAAGCAACTGGGGGCTGATCAAGAGTGCACTGTCCCAGGCAGGAGGAGGGTACAGGTGAGTAATACACGATGAAATTTCCTACCATTCTGTTCTGGATTTTTCCTAATTGTGTGTTCACTTTGTTGCTGTAGATCTTTGAGTGTTTTCCAGAGATCTTATGAGGTTTTTCagctgctttctctttcttttctagcCTTTCCAAGGGAGAATTCAGTCATCTTACTTCACCATTTTGCTGACATCACTAtatatgttaaattttatttaacttcacCTCACCCCCACATATCAGTGCATCACAATTTCCCTTACTCTTTCCAAATTTGTTATAATTTATGTAGCttatgcaggagacttgggtttgatccctgggtcaggaagatcccctggtgaaggaaatagcaaactacTCCAgaatttttacctggaaaatcccatggctggaggagcctggtgggctacaccccatggatcgcaaagagtcggacacaactgagcgactaacacacatgtaGTTTCTTGCgttttcttttatgaataatgTTCAAAAAGTTAGTAAATTATGTAAAGTATGTATCAGATACATTATGAAAGTACTCTGGGTGTGTGCTAAGCTGTTTTAGTcccatccaattctttgcaaccccatggactgcagcccaccagactcctctgttcatgggattccccaggcaagaatactggagtgggttgccatgccctccttcaggggatcttcccaacccagggattgaacccagtgattgaaactgtacatctcctgcattggcaggcaggttctttaccactagggccacctggaaagcaaGCATACTGTAAAAGTTATATAACTAAGTACAACGTTCTCTTTGCACACTGCACGTGGTATCCTAAAGCTAttaataattaacctccaataaatacttttccaaaatgtctggtTTAGGTATCCTGTTCAGGATTTCACCACAGTCAGGtctgtaaagcaaaataattttgctGGTGGgaaatgtaaaaaggaaaatttacTTTCACTTGAAGTTTTGATTCTTTATTAAGggataacattttcaaaaatgctGTTATCACTTTACATtttgtgatgtgtgtatgtgtgctgttTGTACTGTAAGACAATTGTCTCAGTTTATGTTTGATTGAGATTGGgcctataatagaaaatataaaaggttGGAGTGTGGAAATTTCTAGTTTATCTAATGGTCATTAATTGCTCAGCCAATCTCACTTTATATAAAACTTTAGGTTATACtgataaaaaaatcaaacaagttaACTCTCTGACTCCATGGGCATTAGTTTAATCACACTTCTCCTGCAATGCATCTGCTAACAATTGACAGTGTAGCTGGGGTGTTACCTTCTTGTTATTTATAAcctctgaaggcagaagaaaaaatCAATCTGCTTACTCAGGGGAACAACAGGCAATGGATCCCAAAAGCCAGAAGGTGAAGCTTAATGATGGCCACTTCATTCCTGTCCTGGGATTTGGAACCTACGCACCTCCAGAGGTAACAGTAGTGGTTTGGGGTTGAGATATAAATAGTAGTGGATGTGACATTAGCAAAAGGGACTTGGGTTGTCAAGCACTGAGCTCCTGTGTGACTCTGGGAGGGTGACGTGGTTCCACTAACCAGGTTAGATCCATGCCCTGTGAAAGGAGAAAGAGCATCCAATCTCCACTCTGCATCAGGGTCTGAAGCTGTGCTCACCTGCAGATTACTCTGGGTTTCCTTCCAGTTTCCATCTCTTTCCCAGATTGGCAGAAGAGGTGAGACttggctgtggagaacacttactGTCAGCTGCTTTGCTTTAAGGATGATTGCAATGGTGGGGTTTCTCTGtagattttattatttcaagaactCTTTCCTCCTTCCAAAAAGATATGACCCAGAAAAGTTTTTAGGTGGAAGGTCCTGAAGATGAAGTGACTGAAAAATAATGGGAGAAAATTGTTTTTCTACTGTGGGCTGCCTGGTAGGTGCCAGGGCAGAAACACTTCAGCTGTGTTTTGCCCTGTGCTTCTGTTTCTGCTTGGAAACTTCTGATGGGAACTATAGTATCATTTGAGGTGATAATATGCAATCTTACAGGCCAGGTTTTGTAATGTATCTTTGTGTTTTgtaatgtgcttttatttaaatattgttttcagtGCTGGGGTATAAAAGAGGAGCTAGTGGACAAGTCTATGCTGTAAGCCAGAAAATTTGCTATCCATCTTGTGTTTATAGTATGTAGTTGTGACAATGGACTGGTCCTTAAACGTTGAGCCTCatgtttctcatctataaaaccgATGGAAGTAATTAGACGCATTTTGGAGACAGAAGACAGTACTTTGTAGTACAaattggggtgaggggagggaagagTCCAGGCTGTTACTGAAGCTCattgggttcattccctggtaaACACACAAATGGCCGAGCATTTAAGAAAATCTAGGACTAACTCTAACAGAGAGAAGCTACACCAACTATCTACTTCCTTGAAACAGGAACGAGTCTGAATcacataaaaagaaatggaatattattcaatattaaaaatgaaattaatctcCATCATTTCAAACCACACAGATGAACTAACTTTAAGCTAAGTGTAATAAGCCATAAACAGACAGTTACTGTATGATCtccttataggtggaatctaaaacagtGGAATTCATAGGAGGAAGAGTAGGGTATTGTGACCAGAAGCTGGGGACAAGTctaggaaaaatgaaaagatgttggTCAATAGTACAGACTTTCAGTACTAAAAGGAATAAGTCTGAACACTTGATGTATAGCACGGCGATTATAATTAAAGACAATGGGCTATATCTTGAGATTTTGTAGAAACTAGACCTTAAATTTTCTTACAAACATGCTGTAAATTTaagtatgtgaggtgatggatctGTTGCCTAGgttgattgtggtaatcattagCAATGTATACTTATATGAAAACATCACTTTATTCaatatatatgctttttatttGTATTCTGTGTGGCTTCATTGGTAGACAGAAGTCTTAGAAGCTTTCACATGATTCTTGATGCTCTTACCAGGGATTTTACACCTTTGTTGATTTTGCCTCAAACATCTCACAGCATAAATCTTATCCATGACTACAACTTTATGCTGAGTTCTTTGGGTCTTCCAGCAAGCCACTGAACCTGGAGGTTGTCTTGGGGTCCTCTGAGGCCTGTGATCAACCACTGGCCATGTGGGATTGAAGTGTTCCTTGATACCCATTTAATCTCTGGCCAGGAACATTCAGAGAAACTATCATGAATTCATCACAACACTTGCAGAATGAAccataaacacaaagaaatgttGATTCTTAGGAAGATCAATCTTGTGCCTTAGCAATCTCTTGATCATGTAGATATTAAACTTCTACGTTATTGCTTATGTAGGCTGCTAAGAGGGAAGCTCTGGAAATCACCAAATTCGCTATCGAGGTTGGGTTCCGCCATATTGACTGTGCTCATGTGTACCAAAATGAAGAGCAAGTTGGCCAGGCCATTCGAAGCAAGATCGCAGATGGCACTGTGAAGAGAGAAGACATATTCTACACCTCAAAGGTGCTGTGTGTTGAGCGTGTATAGATGTGTGCAAGTGATTTTGCCCAGGTGACAGTTATATAATAGGATCATTTTTCGGTGAATAATTGTTTGGTGAACTTTTCTTACATATATTCCTGAAGTATTAGAGTTCCctcatggttcagtggttaagagttggTGCTTTAATGCCATGAGCCCAGATGTATCCTTGGTCAAGGTAGTAATATCCCACAAGCAAAGTGGTAAGGAAAAAAAGTTACCTAAAGTGTTATTAATACAACTTTCATTCTTTAACCTCTGCAGCTTTGGTTAACTTCCCTTCGACCAGAGTTGGTCCGACCAGCCTTggaaaaatcactgaaaaatcTTCAACTGGACTATGTTGATCTCTATATTATTCATATTCCAGTGGCTCTGAAGGTTAGAACTTTTTGTGCTCACATCATTTTGTATCTTGTGTTAGAATGTGCATCAACTTGCTTGGATGGTTGGATAAAGATTTTTCTTAGTAGATTGAAGGGATGATTACACTAGAGTAGAATCCCCCAAATAATCTTTTGTGATCATCTTTTTACTGAGTTTCTTTGAATCCCTTACAAGACTCCCAGGGAAAGGTATTAAATAATCTGAGTTTTTCTGCCTGAAGAGCTTGAGAAATAAGCCAGTTCTGCACCCAGTCCTGGTTATGACTCCTGAGTCTCTGGGGATTTCATGAACCAAGAGTTTGGTGCAGCCGTGGTGAGCATGACACTGCCTTACATTGAACATGATGAGTTTATCTTGTCTTTCATCCTTTTAAGTTGAGCAGATTTGGTAGTGCTCCCTCTGGGTGAGTCTAAACCTCATACCTTTATAGGGACTTGGAAGACCTTGCCTACACTCTTGCCTGTCTTCAGGATGATGTTTGTAAATTGCACTTAGCCAATAAGAACAGTTTACTTAGAATTCTTATTTCAAGTTGTAGAAATAAACTCAAGTCTTCTGATGCAAAATCGCTTAGTGGACTATGTGGATGGCAAGTCCCAGTCACAGACATATTTTAAGAGTTTCAGTACTCTTCAGAAATGTCTCCTAATTTCTATCCCTTATCATGGCTTTGCTCATGGTATGCTGTATGTTTACTGAACATTTTCCATTGGTGGCAAATATGGCCTTGGGGCTGTTCAAGGCTCATTGTCACGAATTTGAGAGCTTGTCTGGATCTTCCACATTCCATATCCACCTAACTTGAGCCTTGCTGGTTCATATGCCTGCCCTATGGCATCTGATCCTCAGAGGGGAAAGAAAGTGATTGCAATATTTATGCTGGAAATAAAGCCCATATAACTTACTACCAGTTCTAGATCAAGAGAGGCATTTCAAAATGGGCAAGTACAAGGAACAGCCAAAATTCACAGAAATCACTGTGAGTCACTTTTAGGACCTAGAAAAATTGTATTTCTTCCAACATATAATAAGTATAAGAGATTAGAATAAGCCTCCATCCTAAAGACACTGCTTACAACTCCACAAACAAATCACTTTGCAGATATTAGCATCTAGAAAGTTTAAATCTATCTCATGGATGTTTAATTCCTGATGCCTTTCACCCTGGATAAGTGTTGGGAAATTATTTTGTAACATCTCTAAAATGCCTGCTTCTGTTCCAGCCAGGGGAGGAATTATTTCCAAAAGATGAAAATGGAAAACTGATATTTGACTCAGTGGATCTCTGTCTTACATGGGAGGTGAGTCCAGGGAGGAGAGAAccaggggaggagccaggagagGGGGAACCTCCTTCATTTCTTCCACCTGTGAGAATGGGCTGTGGCCCATCAGACTCAGCAGTTCATGAATCTAAGGGTTGTGATGTTGAGGTTGTGGGAGAAAACCATTGCTGAAATGTTCACAGAGAACAAAGGAGGAGAATATGGGACAGTACAGACAGGTATCTCTTTCCTTCCATGTGATATATCTTCTCCAGGGTTTTTTTCTAAGGAGGAGACAGTAATTCTTCCTGTGTCATGacttttcccacttttttcttcttgataATCAATGCTAATTCTTGATGGATGACAGTGATTACCGATGTTTCTCAGCATTTATTCTTGCTCTATCATTCCATGTAATTGTTCaccacccctccctcccaggccctggagaAGTGTAAGGATGCAGGGCTGACCAAGTCCATCGGGGTGTCCAACTTCAACCACAAGCAGCTGGAGAAGATCCTGAACAAGCCGGGGCTCAAGTACAAGCCCGTCTGCAACCAGGTGAGCAGCTCGgcttctctccctcctgctcttcACAACCTCCTTCTTGCCCTGGAGCCTGATGTCTGTCTGTCCTCCCCTCCTGTTCATCCAACCTTTGTGGACAGAAGATTCTAGAGCGCAGAGCCTCTGTCTGGATAGTGTGAATAGAACCCAGAATGGTATCCTTGTCTGATAAATTTGGGTGGAAAAGGTGGGGAAAGCTTCTAGGTAAACTATGGGTAGAATCCAGAGGCATTTTTCTGAGATGAAATCATGACCAGAAATTGGATGGAAAACTGCCTTGTAGCAAACCGTGTATAGGAAGGAAAACCATGAAAAGATGGAATGGGAAGTAAATAAACAAGACAAATCATGTAGGACTGGcttaagaaattgtgtggagtttTGATGGCTAAATCCTTAGTCTTGGGGGTCTCATCCTGTATGGGCCTTCAACAGGGAGCGCAATACAAAAAAATGTGCTGGGGATGATGAAAACTGTCTAGGTTAGAGGGTGAAATTAAATGTTCATGGTAATACTAACAGTAGACAAAATATTTACTCTGAAATGTTTACTCAGATGTAGAGCCCATATTTTGATTACTCAATCTTGGGCTTGTTCCCCCATCCATTTCCATCATAAAATTAACTATATAAACACACTTTTCTCTATTTCACTCTTGCTGTTGATATTTCAATTTTTCAGTTAATGTTACAGTTTTTCCCTcagcattttttttaaccttttaatctTTCTCTGTCCTGTTACTATTACCTTCACATATAATCTGACACTCTTCTCTTTGGGCATTCTACAGGTGGAATGTCACCCTTATCTCAATCAGAGCAAACTGTTGGATTTCTGCAAGCCACATGGTATCGTTCTTGTTGCCTTTGGTGCTCTGGGATCCCAACGTGTAAAAGAATGGTACTGAATCCTATTGAAGACAACTGGAATTTCCCCTGAAATTCAATTTTTGATGAAATAGTTTACATTGTACAGTGCTCAGATAGCTCTCATAGGTGGGGGGAAGAGCGGGAAGGGATGGAATGAATTCTTCTCTTTTATCATCCCATCACCCAGGCTGTTTTCCCACATTATATTAGCTTGTTGACTCATCAGTAATAAATGTCTGCATTAAAATCTACATATAGTCCCCCAGTTGAGACCAGAGACACAGCATTATGTcatgatttacttatttattaaccaaggaaaacatttctaaaaatagATGTTCCAAGCCTCTTACCTTATGTCTAAAATTAGGATAATAATATGTATCTCATAGATCAATCATGTTAGAAAAAATTTCGATGAACCATGTTTGTAAACATCTATAGTAGAATAATGATGAAATAAATGT
This window contains:
- the LOC102190498 gene encoding dihydrodiol dehydrogenase 3, translated to MDPKSQKVKLNDGHFIPVLGFGTYAPPEAAKREALEITKFAIEVGFRHIDCAHVYQNEEQVGQAIRSKIADGTVKREDIFYTSKLWLTSLRPELVRPALEKSLKNLQLDYVDLYIIHIPVALKPGEELFPKDENGKLIFDSVDLCLTWEALEKCKDAGLTKSIGVSNFNHKQLEKILNKPGLKYKPVCNQVECHPYLNQSKLLDFCKPHGIVLVAFGALGSQRVKEWVNLNHPVLLEDPVLSAIAQKHKQTPALVALRYQIQRGVVVLTKSFNKKRVKENIQVFNFELSPEDMKAIDGLNRNRRYYEFLPGVGHPEYPFSEEY